A single genomic interval of Bradyrhizobium sp. sBnM-33 harbors:
- a CDS encoding HAD family hydrolase, whose protein sequence is MDAIYFDLDGTLTDPKPGITRSIQYALQRLDHHTIPTEDELTWCIGPPLRSSFVKLLGDHSADRAVTLYRERFSDIGLYENGVYDGIDEVLTALRASGHRLFVATSKAHVFAERIIDHFGLRKHFERVFGAELDGTRVDKSHLLEYALKEVSVDPTKALMIGDRSHDMVGAKSNRMKGVGVLYGYGSRAELIEAGAHRVCATPGAILSCIS, encoded by the coding sequence ATGGACGCGATCTATTTCGACCTCGACGGAACGCTGACCGATCCCAAACCCGGCATCACCCGGTCAATCCAATACGCGCTGCAACGGCTCGATCATCATACGATTCCGACCGAGGACGAACTGACCTGGTGCATCGGCCCGCCGCTGCGCTCAAGCTTTGTGAAGTTGCTCGGCGATCACTCCGCGGACCGCGCGGTGACGCTCTACCGAGAGCGATTTTCCGACATCGGCCTCTACGAAAACGGCGTATACGACGGCATCGACGAGGTGCTGACGGCGCTCCGCGCCTCCGGCCACCGGCTGTTCGTCGCTACCAGCAAGGCGCACGTGTTCGCCGAACGCATCATTGACCATTTCGGCTTGCGGAAGCACTTCGAGCGCGTGTTCGGCGCCGAGCTCGACGGCACCCGTGTGGACAAGTCGCATCTGCTGGAATACGCCCTGAAGGAAGTATCGGTCGATCCGACCAAGGCGCTGATGATCGGTGATCGCAGCCACGACATGGTCGGCGCAAAGAGCAACCGCATGAAGGGCGTCGGCGTGTTGTACGGCTACGGTAGCCGGGCCGAGCTGATCGAGGCCGGCGCGCACCGTGTTTGCGCCACGCCCGGAGCGATCCTCAGCTGCATTTCTTGA
- a CDS encoding NUDIX domain-containing protein, protein MSLADRVRVKNVSVLSDRHYRLEEVEFDYRRGSGEWQTMKREVFDRGHAAALLAYNVASRTVVLTRQFRLPPYRAGHDDLMIEAAAGMLDDETPENRIRTEAEEEIGYRLHDVRKVFEAFMSPGSITEKLHFFVAEYEAAMRVGDGGGLADEGEDIEVLELPIDQALAMISDGRIVDAKTIMLLQYAALNIFK, encoded by the coding sequence ATGAGCCTCGCAGATCGTGTCCGCGTCAAGAACGTCAGCGTGCTCTCCGACCGGCACTATCGGTTGGAGGAAGTCGAGTTCGACTATCGCCGCGGCAGCGGCGAATGGCAGACGATGAAGCGGGAGGTTTTCGACCGCGGTCATGCCGCAGCGCTGCTGGCGTACAATGTCGCAAGCCGCACCGTCGTGCTGACGCGCCAGTTCCGCCTGCCGCCCTATCGTGCCGGTCACGACGATCTCATGATCGAGGCCGCCGCCGGCATGCTCGATGACGAGACTCCCGAGAATCGGATTCGCACGGAGGCGGAGGAGGAAATCGGCTATCGATTGCACGATGTGCGCAAGGTGTTCGAGGCCTTCATGAGTCCCGGTTCGATTACGGAGAAGCTGCACTTCTTCGTCGCCGAATACGAAGCTGCGATGCGGGTCGGTGACGGCGGTGGACTGGCCGACGAAGGCGAGGACATCGAGGTGCTGGAATTGCCGATCGACCAGGCGCTCGCGATGATATCGGACGGCCGCATCGTCGACGCCAAGACGATCATGCTGCTGCAATACGCAGCGCTGAATATTTTTAAGTGA
- a CDS encoding NUDIX hydrolase, with amino-acid sequence MAPIQPIRPQLAVSGAIFRDGKVLLVRRARSPGKGFYSLPGGRVEFGESLHAALHREVDEETGLRIDILGLAGWREVLPGAGGGGHYVIMSFAARWAAREPVLNDEHDDFKWLAPDGLGNLKVTGGLLEVIEAARKLV; translated from the coding sequence TTGGCCCCTATCCAGCCGATCCGCCCCCAGCTCGCCGTCAGCGGCGCGATCTTCCGCGACGGTAAGGTGCTGCTGGTCCGCCGCGCCCGCTCGCCGGGAAAGGGCTTCTACTCGCTCCCCGGCGGCCGGGTCGAATTCGGCGAATCCCTGCATGCCGCGCTCCACCGCGAGGTGGACGAGGAAACCGGTTTGCGAATCGATATTTTGGGCCTGGCCGGCTGGCGCGAGGTGCTGCCCGGGGCCGGCGGCGGCGGGCACTACGTGATTATGTCGTTCGCGGCGCGCTGGGCGGCCCGGGAGCCGGTCCTGAACGACGAGCACGACGATTTCAAATGGCTGGCGCCGGATGGGCTCGGCAACCTAAAGGTCACCGGCGGCCTGCTGGAGGTCATCGAGGCCGCCCGGAAGCTGGTCTAG
- a CDS encoding FAD-binding oxidoreductase — MNIVQGSVQGSVQGSLPPLPAELIAKFRAIVGDKYAVTDAADIAPYVTEERDLFHGRSPLVLRPGSTAEVSAICKLASEHRIALVPQGGNTGLVGGQTPHHGEVVVSMRRLDKIREIDPASNTMTCEAGVVLQIAQARAAEVDRLFPLSLGAEGSCTIGGNLSTNAGGTAALAYGVAREMALGLEVVLADGRILNGLSKLKKDNTGYDLRNLFIGAEGTLGIITAATLKLFPKPRAVETAYVGLQSPAQALKLLSIAQNEAAGSLTSFELLADIAVDFSLRHGIDIRDPLSTKHPWYVLMELSSSRDDARDALEAILAKGMEEGIVDDAVIAANLSQRAAFWKLRDEMSAAQKPEGGSIKHDISVPVAAVPAFIEEANAAVVKLIPGSRPVPFGHLGDGNIHYNVSQPIGGNTADFMSRWHEVNEVVFAIVLRMGGSISAEHGIGVLKRDELPDVKDKVAIELMRGIKAMLDPLGIMNPGKVL, encoded by the coding sequence ATGAATATCGTCCAAGGATCTGTCCAAGGATCTGTGCAAGGTTCCCTGCCGCCGCTTCCCGCCGAGTTGATCGCAAAATTTCGCGCTATTGTCGGCGACAAATACGCGGTGACCGATGCCGCCGATATTGCACCCTACGTCACCGAGGAACGCGACCTGTTCCACGGCCGCTCGCCACTGGTGCTGCGGCCGGGTTCGACGGCAGAAGTGTCCGCGATCTGCAAGCTCGCCAGCGAACACAGGATCGCGCTGGTCCCGCAGGGCGGCAATACCGGCCTGGTCGGCGGGCAGACGCCGCATCATGGCGAGGTCGTCGTGTCGATGCGGCGGCTCGACAAAATCCGCGAGATCGATCCCGCCTCCAACACCATGACGTGCGAGGCCGGCGTGGTGCTGCAGATCGCGCAAGCTCGCGCGGCCGAAGTCGATCGCCTGTTCCCATTGTCGCTCGGCGCCGAGGGCAGTTGCACCATCGGCGGCAATCTCTCCACCAATGCCGGCGGCACGGCGGCACTCGCGTATGGCGTAGCGCGCGAGATGGCGCTCGGGCTCGAGGTCGTGCTGGCGGATGGCCGGATCCTGAACGGATTGTCCAAACTGAAAAAGGACAATACCGGCTACGATCTGCGCAACCTCTTCATCGGCGCCGAGGGCACGCTTGGCATCATCACCGCGGCGACGCTAAAGCTGTTTCCGAAGCCGCGTGCAGTGGAGACCGCCTATGTCGGTCTCCAATCGCCGGCGCAGGCGCTGAAACTGTTGTCGATTGCGCAGAATGAGGCCGCCGGCAGCCTGACCAGCTTCGAATTGCTGGCCGACATCGCCGTCGATTTCAGCCTGCGTCACGGCATCGACATCCGCGATCCGCTCTCGACCAAGCACCCCTGGTACGTGCTGATGGAATTGTCGTCCTCGCGCGACGACGCGCGTGACGCGCTGGAAGCGATCCTCGCCAAAGGAATGGAAGAAGGCATCGTCGATGATGCCGTGATCGCGGCAAATCTCTCCCAGCGCGCCGCGTTCTGGAAACTGCGCGACGAGATGTCGGCGGCGCAGAAGCCGGAAGGCGGCTCGATCAAGCACGACATCTCGGTGCCGGTTGCGGCCGTTCCTGCGTTCATCGAGGAAGCCAATGCGGCGGTTGTAAAACTCATTCCGGGCTCGCGGCCGGTGCCGTTCGGCCATCTCGGCGACGGCAACATCCACTACAATGTCAGCCAGCCGATCGGCGGCAATACCGCCGACTTCATGTCGCGCTGGCATGAGGTGAACGAGGTGGTGTTCGCGATCGTGCTGCGGATGGGCGGATCGATTTCCGCCGAGCACGGCATCGGCGTGCTCAAGCGCGACGAACTGCCCGACGTCAAGGACAAGGTTGCGATCGAACTGATGCGCGGCATCAAGGCGATGCTCGATCCGCTCGGCATCATGAATCCGGGCAAGGTGCTGTGA
- a CDS encoding sigma-70 family RNA polymerase sigma factor: MAMDHEQLVRKAREGDVSAFVDLTRRFQHFAFGSALAQVRDFQQAEDIVQEAFVAAWSALPTLDEPRAFPGWLRGIVRHHAFRVLRRKQLHAVPMAEAEEIPSDDPTAEHIVEQRRQAAAALAAISELPGALREPATLFFVHECSHQDVATFLGLSVATVNNRLHAARTHLKQRMLTMVTDTLHAQGLPDDFASRIGRLIETHGDIVEALFDPASPPDLMSELTVSDEARKQGVTIQVMQRPGGGLVRGIATAPVTALPRGATVLNARRRATAPINHMQLERLLPLLAAATTDGRQSNEVVETGIKVIDVMCPIRGGGSVAIAGEYGTGITVNMEEIVRRISKGVHPVTLFVLYPPPSDIWPPSLDEKRSIADALKAEGYSEGTVGSVQTFFLGGEHQPWTTEKLAKLASIDTVIHLTRNMILQKNYPGVDLLTTRSRLVDDNLIGAEELDIARRAREAIALLGAAEDTPQAGAETVALQRARKLQAFFSQPFFVAEPFTKRPGSYVSRTEALRSSREILDGRHDDLPADAFYFTGGIEEIRGRMGGT, from the coding sequence ATGGCGATGGATCACGAGCAACTGGTTCGAAAGGCACGCGAAGGCGACGTCAGCGCCTTCGTCGACCTGACGCGACGCTTCCAGCATTTCGCCTTCGGCTCGGCGCTGGCCCAGGTGCGCGATTTCCAGCAGGCTGAAGATATCGTTCAGGAGGCCTTCGTAGCCGCTTGGTCGGCGCTTCCCACGCTTGACGAACCCAGGGCATTTCCCGGCTGGCTCCGCGGCATCGTCCGCCATCATGCGTTCCGGGTGTTGCGCCGCAAGCAGTTGCATGCCGTGCCTATGGCCGAAGCGGAAGAAATTCCAAGCGACGATCCGACGGCGGAACACATCGTCGAGCAGCGCCGCCAGGCTGCGGCTGCTCTCGCCGCGATCTCAGAACTCCCCGGTGCGCTGCGCGAACCAGCAACACTGTTCTTCGTCCACGAATGTTCGCATCAGGACGTCGCGACTTTCCTCGGCCTCTCGGTCGCGACCGTCAATAATCGCCTGCACGCCGCCCGCACCCATCTGAAGCAAAGGATGCTGACCATGGTCACTGATACGCTGCACGCCCAGGGACTGCCGGACGATTTCGCCAGCCGCATCGGCCGCTTGATCGAAACCCATGGCGACATCGTGGAAGCCCTGTTCGATCCGGCGTCGCCGCCAGATCTCATGAGCGAACTCACCGTCAGCGACGAAGCGCGCAAACAGGGCGTCACCATTCAGGTCATGCAGCGACCAGGCGGCGGCCTTGTCCGCGGCATCGCGACGGCGCCGGTGACCGCGCTGCCGCGCGGCGCCACCGTACTCAACGCGCGCCGACGGGCGACGGCGCCGATCAATCACATGCAGCTCGAACGACTGCTGCCTCTGCTTGCGGCAGCGACCACCGACGGCCGGCAATCCAATGAAGTCGTCGAGACCGGCATCAAGGTCATCGACGTGATGTGCCCGATCCGCGGCGGCGGCAGCGTCGCTATCGCGGGTGAATACGGCACCGGGATCACCGTCAATATGGAGGAAATCGTGCGCCGCATCAGCAAGGGCGTTCATCCCGTTACCCTGTTCGTGCTCTATCCGCCGCCATCCGATATCTGGCCGCCTTCGCTTGACGAGAAACGTTCAATCGCTGATGCGTTGAAGGCGGAAGGGTACAGCGAAGGCACCGTGGGCTCCGTGCAGACGTTCTTTCTCGGCGGCGAACATCAGCCATGGACGACAGAGAAGCTGGCCAAGCTCGCATCGATTGATACCGTCATCCATCTCACGCGCAACATGATCCTCCAGAAGAACTACCCGGGGGTCGACCTGTTGACGACAAGATCAAGGCTGGTGGACGACAACCTGATCGGTGCTGAGGAGCTGGATATAGCCCGGCGAGCGCGCGAAGCGATCGCCCTGTTGGGCGCCGCGGAAGATACTCCGCAAGCGGGAGCGGAAACCGTCGCGCTGCAACGGGCGCGAAAACTACAGGCGTTCTTCTCACAGCCGTTTTTCGTGGCGGAGCCGTTCACGAAACGGCCGGGCTCCTATGTCAGCCGCACCGAGGCCCTTCGTAGCTCCCGGGAGATCCTCGATGGCCGTCACGACGATCTCCCCGCCGACGCGTTTTATTTCACCGGTGGTATCGAGGAGATTCGCGGCCGAATGGGCGGCACCTGA
- a CDS encoding TIGR02301 family protein produces MLKHALAALILISACHLAPARAQDAAAPFDGDLQRLAEILGTLHYLRGICGANEGAKWRNEMQALIDAETPSGDRRARMIAGFNRGYNGFQQTYRTCTPAASVAIRRYIEEGSKISRDLTARYAN; encoded by the coding sequence ATGCTCAAACACGCCCTCGCCGCCCTCATTCTCATTTCGGCATGCCACCTGGCCCCCGCACGCGCCCAGGACGCGGCTGCGCCGTTTGACGGCGACCTGCAGCGGCTGGCTGAGATTCTAGGCACGCTGCACTACCTCCGGGGCATTTGCGGCGCCAATGAGGGGGCGAAGTGGCGCAACGAAATGCAGGCGCTGATCGATGCCGAAACCCCTTCCGGCGACCGCCGCGCCCGCATGATCGCCGGCTTCAACCGTGGCTACAACGGCTTTCAGCAGACCTACCGGACCTGCACACCCGCGGCTTCGGTCGCGATCCGCAGATATATCGAGGAAGGCTCAAAAATCTCGCGCGACCTCACCGCGCGCTACGCGAACTGA
- a CDS encoding GNAT family acetyltransferase, translating into MSALSITDIVDADVAAGIALWQACGLTRPWNDPASDIALARRGPNSTVLIGREGGAIVATAMVGHDGHRGWVYYVATDPDRRAQGYGRAIMNAAEDWLRAAGIPKLQLLVRPENSDVAAFYQSIGFGEQQILFFAKWLDGREPPR; encoded by the coding sequence GTGTCTGCGCTCTCCATCACCGACATCGTGGATGCCGACGTCGCGGCCGGGATCGCGCTGTGGCAGGCCTGCGGCCTGACGCGGCCGTGGAACGATCCCGCCAGCGACATTGCCCTCGCCCGCCGCGGGCCGAACTCGACCGTGCTGATCGGCCGCGAGGGTGGCGCGATCGTCGCGACCGCCATGGTCGGCCATGACGGCCATCGCGGCTGGGTCTATTACGTCGCCACCGATCCCGATCGCCGCGCGCAAGGCTATGGCCGCGCCATCATGAACGCGGCCGAGGACTGGCTGCGCGCGGCGGGCATACCGAAACTGCAATTGCTGGTGCGGCCGGAAAACTCTGATGTCGCCGCGTTCTATCAGTCGATCGGATTCGGCGAGCAGCAGATCCTGTTCTTCGCGAAATGGCTCGACGGCCGCGAGCCGCCGCGGTGA
- a CDS encoding L-threonylcarbamoyladenylate synthase — protein MNVGLKTQILPAGEAAVAAAARALSAGGLVAFPTETVYGLGADATNPAVIARLYQAKGRPAFNPLIAHVGDLAAARQIARFDAAATALAEAFWPGPLTLVLPKTEGCAVADLATAGLDTVAVRIPAHPVARDILREFGGPVVAPSANISGHVSPTTAAHVQSDLAGRIDLIVDGGAVEVGVESTIVGCFDAPMLLRPGGLPRAEIERVLGRALVQPADAQSESGQPLAPGMLASHYAPRARVRLNAVALEPGEALLAFGLGAISGIDAASSVMNLSERGDLDEAAANLFGHLRALDSKGVRTIAVMAIPDEGLGEAINDRLRRAAVGRE, from the coding sequence GTGAATGTTGGCCTGAAAACCCAGATTTTGCCCGCCGGCGAGGCCGCCGTGGCGGCTGCCGCGCGTGCACTTTCAGCGGGCGGACTGGTGGCGTTCCCGACCGAGACGGTCTACGGCCTCGGCGCCGACGCCACCAATCCGGCCGTGATCGCCCGCCTCTACCAGGCCAAGGGCCGGCCCGCCTTCAACCCGCTGATCGCCCATGTCGGCGATCTCGCCGCCGCGCGGCAAATCGCCCGGTTTGACGCGGCTGCGACGGCGCTCGCCGAAGCGTTCTGGCCCGGCCCGCTGACGCTGGTGCTGCCGAAGACGGAAGGTTGCGCAGTCGCCGATCTCGCCACGGCGGGCCTCGATACGGTTGCGGTCCGCATTCCGGCCCACCCGGTGGCGCGCGACATCCTGCGCGAGTTCGGCGGGCCGGTTGTGGCGCCGTCCGCGAACATCTCGGGCCACGTCTCGCCGACTACCGCGGCCCATGTGCAGAGCGACCTCGCGGGGCGGATCGACCTGATCGTCGATGGCGGTGCGGTCGAGGTCGGCGTCGAATCGACCATCGTCGGCTGCTTTGACGCGCCGATGCTGCTGCGCCCCGGCGGCCTGCCGCGCGCCGAGATCGAGCGCGTGCTTGGCCGCGCGCTGGTGCAGCCGGCGGATGCCCAAAGCGAAAGCGGGCAGCCGCTGGCGCCGGGCATGCTGGCCTCGCATTACGCGCCGCGCGCGCGTGTGCGGCTCAATGCCGTCGCGCTCGAGCCGGGCGAAGCATTGCTCGCGTTTGGCCTCGGAGCAATTTCGGGAATTGACGCCGCCTCGAGCGTGATGAATCTGTCGGAGCGCGGCGATCTCGACGAGGCCGCCGCCAACCTGTTCGGACATCTTCGCGCGCTCGACAGCAAAGGCGTGCGCACCATCGCGGTGATGGCAATTCCCGACGAAGGATTGGGCGAAGCCATCAACGACCGGCTGCGCCGCGCAGCGGTGGGGCGGGAATGA
- a CDS encoding SOS response-associated peptidase: MCGRFVITSPPEALRQIFGYIEQPNFPPRYNIAPTQPIPVVILENGGRHFRLMRWGLVPAWVKDPRKFTLLINARSETVLDKPAFKNAIKRRRCLIPADGYYEWQDAGGRKRPFFIHRRDGRPVGFAALAETWMGPNGEETDGVAIVTAPASRDLATLHHRVPVTIAPDEFERWLDGRIHDAEDVMPLLRGPVEGEFAWHEISSRVNRVVNDDAQLLLPITEEERAAEEPKPAKRAAPRKVAAVPEDDGQGSLF; encoded by the coding sequence ATGTGCGGACGCTTCGTCATCACCTCGCCGCCGGAGGCGCTTCGGCAAATCTTCGGCTATATCGAGCAGCCCAATTTCCCGCCGCGGTATAATATCGCGCCGACTCAACCGATTCCGGTGGTGATTCTGGAAAACGGCGGCCGCCACTTTCGGCTGATGCGCTGGGGCCTGGTGCCGGCTTGGGTGAAAGATCCCCGTAAATTTACGCTCCTGATCAACGCGCGCTCCGAGACGGTTCTCGACAAGCCCGCATTCAAAAACGCCATCAAGCGGCGGCGCTGCCTGATCCCGGCAGACGGCTATTACGAATGGCAGGACGCTGGCGGCCGCAAGCGGCCGTTCTTCATCCATCGCCGCGACGGCCGTCCCGTCGGCTTTGCCGCACTCGCGGAGACCTGGATGGGGCCGAACGGCGAGGAGACTGACGGCGTCGCCATCGTCACCGCGCCCGCGAGCCGCGATCTCGCCACGCTGCATCACCGCGTGCCCGTGACGATCGCGCCTGACGAATTCGAGCGCTGGCTCGACGGCCGCATCCACGACGCCGAGGACGTCATGCCGCTGCTGCGCGGGCCTGTTGAAGGCGAATTCGCCTGGCACGAGATTTCCAGCCGCGTCAACCGCGTGGTCAATGACGATGCGCAATTGCTGCTGCCGATTACGGAGGAGGAGCGTGCGGCGGAGGAGCCGAAGCCTGCGAAGCGAGCTGCGCCGCGTAAGGTGGCGGCGGTGCCGGAGGATGACGGGCAGGGCTCGCTGTTTTGA